From a single Vitis vinifera cultivar Pinot Noir 40024 chromosome 18, ASM3070453v1 genomic region:
- the LOC100252243 gene encoding uncharacterized protein LOC100252243 isoform X1 produces MEKLSGLRHLFMTVFLFNFATFMVIPAITDVTMAALCPGRDECSIAIYLTGFQQVIIGLGTLVMMPLVGNLSDMYGRKALLTIPMCLTIIPLAILAWSRSRNFFYAYFVLKTLTSMVCEGSVHCLTLAYVADNIPEIRRASAFGVLSGVGSSAFVCGTLSARFLKTSSTFQVAASVAAVAAVYMKLFLPDSVIKDGVLDRAILEQKPCVIHLDGESAQDSPVFKSMPSLDDMLSLLQTSSTFTKAAIVAFFSNLGDVGLHTSLMYYLKARFHFNKHQFADLMMISGIAGTISQLVLMPILAPTIGEEKLLAIGLLFSCSHMFLYSIAWSFWVPYAAAMFSILIVFAPPCIRSIASKQVGPSEQGKVQGCISGISSFAHLVSPLAFTPLTALFLSDGAPFNFPGFSIMCIGFASMIAFLQSLTIRAAPPISNKKVGNCSYTEA; encoded by the exons ATGGAAAAGCTTTCTGGGTTGAGACACCTATTTATGACTGTTTTTCTCTTCAATTTCGCCACGTTCATGGTGATTCCGGCCATCACCGACGTCACTATGGCTGCGCTTTGTCCCGGAAGAGATGAGTGCTCCATCGCCATTTACCTCACCGGATTTCAACAAgtg ATAATAGGATTGGGAACCCTGGTGATGATGCCTCTGGTGGGTAATCTGTCGGATATGTATGGGAGGAAGGCTTTGCTCACGATCCCAATGTGTCTCACTATTATCCCCTTAG CGATATTAGCTTGGAGTAGAAGCAGGAATTTTTTTTACGCGTACTTCGTGCTGAAGACGCTTACTTCTATGGTTTGCGAAGGAAGCGTACACTGCCTCACCCTGGCTTATGTG GCGGATAATATTCCGGAGATTCGACGAGCGTCAGCATTTGGAGTTCTTTCCGGCGTTGGATCATCTGCATTCGTTTGCGGGACTCTCTCTGCTCGTTTTCTCAAAACTTCTTCCACGTTTCAG GTTGCGGCGTCGGTTGCGGCGGTGGCGGCTGTGTACATGAAGCTGTTCCTTCCGGATTCGGTCATAAAGGACGGCGTTTTGGATCGGGCAATCTTAGAGCAAAAGCCTTGTGTCATTCATTTGGATGGGGAATCCGCTCAGGACTCGCCAGTATTCAAATCAATGCCATCGCTGGATGATATGCTCTCCTTGTTGCAGACCAG CTCCACGTTTACAAAAGCCGCAATTGTCGCTTTCTTCAGCAATCTTGGGGACGTTGGCCTTCATACTTCGTTAATG TACTACTTAAAGGCCCGCTTTCACTTCAACAAGCACCAGTTTGCGGACTTGATGATGATTTCTGGGATTGCAGGCACAATATCACAA CTGGTTCTTATGCCCATATTGGCTCCCACCATAGGAGAGGAGAAGCTGCTCGCAATAGGGCTCCTCTTTAGCTGTTCACAT ATGTTTCTTTACAGCATCGCCTGGTCCTTCTGG GTCCCTTATGCAGCCGCTATGTTCTCCATTTTGATTGTTTTTGCGCCACCATGC ATTCGGAGCATAGCATCCAAACAAGTCGGTCCCAGTGAGCAG GGGAAGGTGCAAGGGTGCATTTCGGGCATATCTTCCTTTGCTCATCTCGTTTCTCCCTTGGCTTTCACTCCTCTGACTG CTCTGTTCCTCTCTGACGGAGCACCATTTAATTTCCCTGGTTTCAGTATCATGTGCATTGGATTTGCTTCG ATGATAGCATTCCTGCAGAGTTTAACGATAAGGGCGGCTCCTCcgatttcaaataaaaaagttgGTAACTGCAGCTACACGGAGGCCTAG
- the LOC100241982 gene encoding phospholipase D delta has product MSEKPKTRSTEIAGFSCHSQGYESASASSEFLTMADDSETIVYLHGDLDLNIIEARYLPNMDLMSERIRRCFTAFDSCRAPFSGGRKKGRHHKIITSDPYVTVCLAGATVARTRVISNSQHPVWNEHLKIPLAHPVSCVEFQVKDNDVFGADMIGTATVSAERIRTGDSISDWFPILGFNGKPPKPDSAIYLKMRFISSEINPLYTRGITDPDHFGVKQSYFPVRLGGSVTLYQDAHVPNGMLPELELDDGVVYQHGKCWEDICHSILEAHHLVYIVGWSVYHKVKLVREPTRPLPSGGNLNLGELLKYKSQEGVRVLLLVWDDKTSHSRFLVNTVGVMQTHDEETRKFFKHSSVLCVLSPRYASSKLSIFKQQVVGTLFTHHQKCVIVDTQASGNNRKITAFLGGLDLCDGRYDTPEHRLCHDLDTVFQNDYHNPTFSAVSKGPRQPWHDLHCKIEGPAAYDVLTNFEQRWRKATKWSEFGRRFKRITHWHEDALIKLERISWILSPSPSVPYDDPSLWVSEENDPENWHVQVFRSIDSGSLRGFPKDVPSAEAQNLVCAKNLVIDKSIQTAYIQAIRSAQHFIYIENQYFIGSSYAWPSYKNAGADNLIPMELALKIASKIRAKERFSVYVVIPMWPEGNPSCASVQEILFWQGQTMQMMYDIIAQELQSMQLEDAHPQDYLNFYCLGNREEPPKEVSSSNTQASDGVSTSKKFHRFMIYVHAKGMIVDDEYVILGSANINQRSMAGSRDTEIAMGAYQPRHTWAKKKKHPHGQIYGYRMSLWAEHLGMINNSFKEPQTLDCVKNVNKMAEENWKRFTSDAYTPLQGHLLKYPIQVDVDGKVRPLPGHETFPDFGGKVLGTRCNLPDALTT; this is encoded by the exons ATGTCGGAGAAACCAAAGACGCGTTCAACGGAAATCGCTGGTTTCTCCTGTCATAGCCAAGGCTACGAATCTGCATCTGCCTCCTCTGAATTCTTAACAATGGCGGATGATTCTGAAACCATAGTGTATCTTCACGGTGATTTAGATTTGAACATTATTGAAGCTCGATACTTGCCGAATATGGATTTGATGTCTGAGCGTATTCGGCGGTGCTTCACGGCTTTCGACTCGTGCCGGGCTCCGTTCTCCGGTGGAAGGAAGAAAGGGCGCCACCACAAGATCATTACCAGCGATCCTTATGTCACCGTCTGCCTGGCCGGAGCGACGGTGGCGCGGACTCGCGTCATCTCCAATTCTCAGCACCCTGTGTGGAACGAACACCTTAAAATCCCTCTGGCTCACCCGGTCTCCTGCGTCGAGTTCCAGGTGAAAGACAACGATGTATTCGGCGCTGACATGATTGGAACCGCTACCGTGTCTGCGGAAAGAATCAGAACCGGTGATTCGATCTCCGATTGGTTTCCGATACTCGGATTCAACGGCAAACCGCCGAAGCCTGATTCtgctatttatttaaaaatgagatttatttCTTCCGAGATCAATCCTCTGTATACTCGCGGTATCACCGATCCAGACCATTTTGGCGTTAAACAGAGTTATTTCCCGGTGCGGCTAGGCGGCTCTGTGACTCTTTACCAGGACGCGCATGTTCCCAACGGTATGCTTCCTGAGCTTGAGTTGGATGATGGAGTGGTGTATCAACACGGGAAATGCTGGGAAGACATTTGCCACTCAATCCTGGAGGCTCATCATTTGGTCTATATTGTGGGTTGGTCAGTGTACCATAAGGTGAAGCTAGTTCGAGAACCGACTAGGCCTTTACCTAGTGGTGGCAATTTGAATCTTGGCGAGTTGCTCAAGTATAAATCTCAAGAAGGGGTGAGAGTTTTGTTGTTGGTTTGGGATGATAAGACTTCCCACAGCAGATTCTTGGTTAATACG GTAGGAGTGATGCAAACTCATGACGAGGAAACTCGGAAGTTTTTCAAGCACTCTTCTGTTCTTTGTGTGCTGTCACCTCGTTATGCCAGCAGTAAGCTTAGCATTTTCAAGCAACAG GTCGTTGGCACGCTCTTTACACACCATCAAAAATGTGTGATTGTGGATACACAAGCATCTGGAAATAACCGGAAGATAACTGCCTTTCTAGGAGGTTTAGACCTTTGTGATGGCCGCTATGATACACCCGAACATCGTTTGTGTCATGATCTTGACACTGTATTTCAGAATGATTATCACAATCCAACATTTTCT GCAGTAAGTAAGGGTCCAAGGCAACCATGGCACGATTTGCATTGCAAAATTGAGGGGCCTGCTGCATATGACGTGCTTACAAACTTTGAGCAGCGTTGGCGAAAAGCCACAAAATGGTCAGAGTTTGGGCGACGTTTCAAAAGGATAACTCATTGGCATGAAGATGCCTTAATCAAGTTAGAGCGCATCTCATGGATACTTAGCCCTTCCCCATCTGTTCCATATGATGATCCTAGCTTATGGGTTTCTGAAGAAAATGATCCTGAAAATTGGCATGTTCAG GTCTTTAGATCTATAGATTCAGGATCTTTGAGAGGATTTCCCAAAGATGTTCCTTCAGCTGAGGCTCAG AACCTAGTCTGTGCAAAAAACTTGGTGATAGACAAGAGCATTCAAACAGCATACATCCAGGCAATCAGATCTGCCCAACACTTCATCTATATTGAGAATCAGTATTTTATTGGATCTTCTTATGCGTGGCCATCTTATAAAAACGCAG GAGCTGATAATCTGATTCCGATGGAGTTGGCACTAAAGATTGCTAGTAAGATAAGAGCAAAGGAGAGATTTTCAGTTTATGTTGTCATACCAATGTGGCCTGAGGGCAACCCCTCCTGTGCCTCTGTGCAAGAAATTTTGTTTTGGCAG GGGCAAACAATGCAAATGATGTATGATATTATAGCACAAGAGCTGCAATCCATGCAACTTGAGGATGCACACCCACAAGACTACCTCAATTTCTACTGTCTTGGTAATCGGGAAGAACCACCCAAAGAAGTGTCAAGTTCAAACACACAAGCCTCTGACGGG GTTTCCACTTCAAAGAAGTTTCATCGATTTATGATTTATGTACATGCCAAGGGAATGATAGTAGATGATGAGTATGTGATATTGGGGTCTGCCAATATTAACCAAAGATCTATGGCTGGTTCAAGAGACACTGAGATAGCTATGGGTGCATATCAGCCTCGCCACACTTGGgccaagaagaagaaacatCCACATGGCCAG ATATACGGGTACAGAATGTCCTTGTGGGCAGAGCACCTAGGGATGATAAATAATAGTTTCAAGGAGCCTCAAACCTTGGATTGTGTGAAGAATGTGAACAAGATGGCTGAAGAGAACTGGAAGAGGTTCACAAGTGATGCTTACACCCCATTGCAAGGCCACCTTCTTAAATATCCCATCCAGGTAGATGTTGACGGGAAGGTAAGACCCTTGCCCGGACATGAGACTTTTCCTGACTTTGGTGGTAAGGTGCTTGGTACTCGATGTAATCTTCCAGATGCTCTAACTACATAG
- the LOC100248911 gene encoding plastocyanin, with the protein MAIVTSAAVAIPSFTGLKASGATMTRAAATVKTITAPAPRLVAKAALKDVGVAVVATAASALLASNAMAMEVLLGSSDGGLVFVPSTITVPAGEKITFKNNAGFPHNVVFDEDEVPSGVDVSKISMSEEDLLNAPGEVYSVTLTEKGTYSFYCSPHQGAGMVGKVTVN; encoded by the coding sequence ATGGCCATCGTCACCTCCGCCGCAGTCGCCATCCCCTCATTCACCGGCCTCAAGGCCTCCGGCGCAACCATGACCCGCGCTGCCGCCACCGTCAAGACCATCACCGCACCGGCCCCGAGGCTCGTGGCCAAGGCTGCACTGAAGGACGTGGGAGTGGCCGTCGTCGCCACCGCCGCCAGCGCTTTGCTCGCCAGCAATGCCATGGCCATGGAGGTCTTGCTCGGCAGCAGCGACGGAGGCCTGGTGTTTGTGCCGTCGACCATCACCGTCCCCGCCGGAGAGAAGATCACGTTCAAGAACAATGCTGGCTTCCCTCACAACGTTGTGTTCGACGAGGATGAAGTTCCGTCCGGCGTCGACGTATCGAAAATCTCGATGTCCGAAGAGGATCTGTTGAATGCACCTGGAGAAGTGTACTCTGTGACTTTGACCGAGAAAGGTACCTACAGTTTCTACTGTTCTCCTCACCAGGGTGCTGGTATGGTGGGAAAGGTGACCGTTAATTAA
- the LOC100252243 gene encoding uncharacterized protein LOC100252243 isoform X2: protein MEKLSGLRHLFMTVFLFNFATFMVIPAITDVTMAALCPGRDECSIAIYLTGFQQVIIGLGTLVMMPLVGNLSDMYGRKALLTIPMCLTIIPLAILAWSRSRNFFYAYFVLKTLTSMVCEGSVHCLTLAYVADNIPEIRRASAFGVLSGVGSSAFVCGTLSARFLKTSSTFQVAASVAAVAAVYMKLFLPDSVIKDGVLDRAILEQKPCVIHLDGESAQDSPVFKSMPSLDDMLSLLQTSSTFTKAAIVAFFSNLGDVGLHTSLMYYLKARFHFNKHQFADLMMISGIAGTISQLVLMPILAPTIGEEKLLAIGLLFSCSHVPYAAAMFSILIVFAPPCIRSIASKQVGPSEQGKVQGCISGISSFAHLVSPLAFTPLTALFLSDGAPFNFPGFSIMCIGFASMIAFLQSLTIRAAPPISNKKVGNCSYTEA, encoded by the exons ATGGAAAAGCTTTCTGGGTTGAGACACCTATTTATGACTGTTTTTCTCTTCAATTTCGCCACGTTCATGGTGATTCCGGCCATCACCGACGTCACTATGGCTGCGCTTTGTCCCGGAAGAGATGAGTGCTCCATCGCCATTTACCTCACCGGATTTCAACAAgtg ATAATAGGATTGGGAACCCTGGTGATGATGCCTCTGGTGGGTAATCTGTCGGATATGTATGGGAGGAAGGCTTTGCTCACGATCCCAATGTGTCTCACTATTATCCCCTTAG CGATATTAGCTTGGAGTAGAAGCAGGAATTTTTTTTACGCGTACTTCGTGCTGAAGACGCTTACTTCTATGGTTTGCGAAGGAAGCGTACACTGCCTCACCCTGGCTTATGTG GCGGATAATATTCCGGAGATTCGACGAGCGTCAGCATTTGGAGTTCTTTCCGGCGTTGGATCATCTGCATTCGTTTGCGGGACTCTCTCTGCTCGTTTTCTCAAAACTTCTTCCACGTTTCAG GTTGCGGCGTCGGTTGCGGCGGTGGCGGCTGTGTACATGAAGCTGTTCCTTCCGGATTCGGTCATAAAGGACGGCGTTTTGGATCGGGCAATCTTAGAGCAAAAGCCTTGTGTCATTCATTTGGATGGGGAATCCGCTCAGGACTCGCCAGTATTCAAATCAATGCCATCGCTGGATGATATGCTCTCCTTGTTGCAGACCAG CTCCACGTTTACAAAAGCCGCAATTGTCGCTTTCTTCAGCAATCTTGGGGACGTTGGCCTTCATACTTCGTTAATG TACTACTTAAAGGCCCGCTTTCACTTCAACAAGCACCAGTTTGCGGACTTGATGATGATTTCTGGGATTGCAGGCACAATATCACAA CTGGTTCTTATGCCCATATTGGCTCCCACCATAGGAGAGGAGAAGCTGCTCGCAATAGGGCTCCTCTTTAGCTGTTCACAT GTCCCTTATGCAGCCGCTATGTTCTCCATTTTGATTGTTTTTGCGCCACCATGC ATTCGGAGCATAGCATCCAAACAAGTCGGTCCCAGTGAGCAG GGGAAGGTGCAAGGGTGCATTTCGGGCATATCTTCCTTTGCTCATCTCGTTTCTCCCTTGGCTTTCACTCCTCTGACTG CTCTGTTCCTCTCTGACGGAGCACCATTTAATTTCCCTGGTTTCAGTATCATGTGCATTGGATTTGCTTCG ATGATAGCATTCCTGCAGAGTTTAACGATAAGGGCGGCTCCTCcgatttcaaataaaaaagttgGTAACTGCAGCTACACGGAGGCCTAG